TGTAGCCCTTCTATTGCGCGCTCTAGTGCTGCTACACCCCAGTCATTCACCTCGTCAAAAAATACGTTAAAGGCAGGCTCATCAAACTGGATAACGTCAACACCCGCCGCCTCAAGTTCCTTCGCTTCTTGGTTTAATATTTTTGCGAATTCCCATGCTAACTGCTCGCGGCTCTTGTAGTGGTCGTCATACAAGGTATCAACCATCGTCATAGGGCCCGGTAGCGCCCATTTAATTGGTTTATCCGTTTGCGCCCGTAGATATTTTGCGTCGTCCACAAAAACGGGTTTAACCCTGCTAACGCTGCCGGTCACTACGGGGACGCTTGCCTCATATCTATCACGAATTTTAACGGTTCTTTTATTTTCAAAATCAACGCCACTTAAATGCTCAATAAAGGTGGTGACAAAATGTTGCCTTGATTGTTCACCGTCACTGATTATATCGATACCAGCAAGCGCTTGGTCTTGAAGTGAAAGTCGAAGTGCGTCATTTTTGCCGTCGACAAGTTCGCTACCTTCAAGCTTCCAAGGTGACCACAGTGTTTCAGGTTGTGCTAGCCATGATGGTTTTGGCAAGCTGCCAGCGATAGAGGTTGGAATAAGTGTTTTCATAACGTTACTTCTTTTGCCTTAAGCGCATTGAGTTGAATAGGTTTGCAACAGTGATTTGTAAGGTTTGATAAACCTTTCTTCGACAAATTTGCCCTGCTCTACGGCAAGCTGCGTGCGCTCTTCGCGGTCATACGTAATCTGCGTAAGCGAATGGTCGGGGTTTTTAAGACTGGGTCTAAAGCACCTTCCCGCAGGTGCATTGGCGTTGTAGATTTCAGGTCGATAAATCTTTTGGAATGTTTCCATGGTACTGATGGTGCTTACCAGTTCTAAATTGGTATAGTCGTTTAGTAAGTCACCAAAGAAATAGAAAGCGAATGGCGCAGCACTATTCGGCGGCATAAAATAGCGTACGCTTAACCCCATTTTTTTAAAGTACTGTTCGGTTAAAGACGACTCATTTGGCTGATATTCATAACCCAACACCGGGTGCTCATTTTCCGTGCGATAATATGTCTTGCTGTCTGACACGCTTAAACATATGACGGGCTTTTTCGAAAATGCGTTTTGATACGTAGACGAATTAACGAATTGCTTAAACAAGGAACCATGAAGTTCGCCAAAGTCAGAAGGAACACTAAACCCTTGTTTGTCCTTGTTGTGCTGTGCCAAAACGACGCTGAAATCATAATCGCGTACATACGAAGAAAAATTGTTACCCACAATGCCGTCATGGCGCTTGCCTGTTACCTTGTCCACAATAACAGTTTGTAATACTTCGATGTTAGGAAACGCAGTACCCTGCCCAGCAATTTCAACGTCTACCGATATAATATTTAGTTCAACAGTGTATCGGTCCGCGGTCTGATTATCCCAGTAGGCCAAGGCGTTAAAGCGATTATCAATCATGGTTAACGCATTGCTTACATTGCTTTTTCGCTTATCGCCTCTAGCAAGGTTAGCGAAGTTTGTTGTAATGCGCGTGTGCTGTGAGGGTTCGTAGTTTTCATCAAAACGTAAACGACTTAGAGAAAAAGTGATGTCCTGTGCCATAAGAGTATCTTACTGTTAGTACGGTATGGCATAGTTATACATGCGATTAATTATGAAAAAAAATGGTATAAATTCATATTTGCATGAATATTTTTCACATAATGGCGAGGCGAACTGAAGATAAAGAAGGAAAACACATTATCTTGTTTTCCTTTTTAAGCGCATTTTATGCGAATACTTTTTAGCGATTATTTTTTAGCGTATGTAAGCAGCGTAATTTTTCGCTATATACGCTGCTTATGGGGGCGTTGTGTAGCTAATACCTATGTAATACCCCTATGTGTTTGATGCTACGGTACCGTTTTGCCCTTCAACCATAGATTGGCTCACCCTATTATTGTCTTTGTTTCCAACGCTATATTGGTGCCACGGCAATACCAGATAATGACAAAGCAACAGAATAATGGCCATGGCAAGCAGCGTGGGTAGCATAGATAGCTGCTGCAGGCCCACCAGCATAAGCCCCCAACCAATTGATACCCATTGCACAACGTATAGCGCAGTCACGTATTTACCCCAAAATGCCAATAGGGTCACAACTGAAGTGTGTTGAAACCGACTCACAATAAGGTGTATGCCATAAAGAAACAATAAGACTATTCCTGTCATTAACACCACAATGCCAGGCCCACTTCGCAAATTAGTGACAATATGGTAGTCCGGGTTTGTCAGTGTTAATGCCACACCAAGCATGAAGCAAACCATACCCAGTTTAAAGCACCATAGGAAATCTAGTGTTGCAGCGTGTGGTTGTTTTACAAATCGACCAAAAGCCATGCCAAGAACTGGATAAGCTAACCATGGAAATATCGGAAACATGGTTCCCGCATCCTCATCACCAATAAATAATTTCCAAAATTCATTGAACATCGCTGATGTTGTGTACTTATCCCATGCAAAGTGAGATGAAAATATAACCACAAGCGCAAACGCTATCCATACAAGCACCTGATTGCTTAGCTTTTTCAACACAGCACAGATTATTAACGCTATACCTGCGAACTGAAACACGTCACCAATAAGAAATTCAGTAAGCGGCGTGTGCGGTGCTACATCATCATAAGTGACAAGCCCTAGTTGGATAGAAAGCCACATAGGAACGGTACCACGTAAAAGATTAAGTGCGTAACCAAGTGCAAACAGCATTAGCGCCCTTTTTATTTCTACGCCAAAACGTTCTGTACCCGAAAATCCAACAAAGATTCCCATGATAAAAACAAACATGGACGCCGCTGGCCACCCCAACGCAAATTTAACCACAGTACCAAAGAAACCAAAACGAACCTCGGGTAAGCCGTAAAAATCCAGCACATGGATCATTACCATGAGCAGCACGGCAAGGCCCTTTGCAACATCAAATGTCGATTCTCGACGAGCGAGCAGAGGTTTTGCGTTTTCTGGAATAAAAAAAAGCTTCATAGCGTGTGTTTCTTCTTATCGTTAACAGGTAAATGGATATTCATCACTGAATGGTCTTTGATTTTTCAGACAAGTTCGCGCCTAGCCAAAATAAGAGACAGGTAAAGCAGAACAGTGTGAAAGACAACGAAAATGGACTGCTGTAGCCATTGTTAAGGTAGTTAAATACCGACTTTCCGAATCCTATACCTTCGAATGTCAAAAGCAGCGTGAGTACCAAGGCACTCATCAAGGAGAACCGCGAAATCATAGTTAACACGGTTTTCGTGTAAAATGCGGCTAGCACAGTGATGCTGTATACAGCGAAAAAGGAGGCCTCTACAAAAAGTGCTCTGCTTTCTATGGTTGTACTCAAGGCTCTCTCTAGCAAAAATGCAAAGGCCGTAGCAGGTATGATGCCAGCGCACCCACCTAGTGTTAGCGCTGACATGGTTCGCTTTAAACGGGTTGAAATGTTTTTGTTATTGTGGAATTTGTTGAGCCACAACATATTGCCTACAATGATTAACCCGCATACGCTAAGGCCAAGAATAAAAAAGATAATACGCACATCGACACCGGCAAAGTGCCCAAAATGCAACGCATAGAGAAAGCGTGTTCCATCAGCAAAGGCATTTCTTTCTTCTGGGTTTATATCTTTTGAAAAGCCCTTATCCTTAACGCGATAGGTCATGTCTATGCGTTGTGCGAAATTATCATTATGCTGACCGATAATTCTAATTAACGCGTTCTCATCACCATAATTGGTTAGGCGTAACGAAGATGCTTTAGCGTTCTGCTCAGTTTCAAACGTAGTGATAATCGCGTTCAAGTCCGGCATTTCACGCTCTACACCTGCATGTACCTCCGTTATTCTAGGAAATCCAGAATCGTTGAGTAACGCCGTTCTGTCGCCATTATAAACAAACAACAAAGTGACGACTTGTGAAATAAGCCCCAGGTTAAACATCAGCCCAGTCAACGCATACATAAAGGTATAAGGTAAACTCATTACCCCTACCACATTGTGCATGTCGGTAAGTTGATAGCGCATCGTCGACTGCGAACCTCGGTAAAAGAAAAAATGCGTAATAAGTTTCTTAAACTGAACAACAATACCGGTAAAAATAACAACCATAAAAAATAGAGTTATAACCCCGACGATGTGGTCGCCGAATGGTAAGTTTAAATCTATGTGAAGGCCGTAAAGGAAGTCAGCTAAGTGAAAACTGTCTATGGATGCAACCGTCTCGCCGTTGGTTGGGTCAACATAAATTGATGTGAGTTCACCTTTGGGAGCGCTCTCTCCATTCAATGGCAAATACAGTTCATAAAGCGGCTGAACGTCCGTGGGCAGCACAATAAACATCCTTTCTTCGGCATTTATATCGTACTGTTCAAACTGTTTTGCAATGATATCGCTGGTTGGCAGCGCGGGTGTCGCAGTTGCTACATCAGTGTGTGGTAACACAGACCACGCCTTAATCTCTGGATAAAATAACGTTAATGAACCAGCCCAAAAAACGACGAACAAAGGAATGGCGATAAACAAGCCTATCCATCCGTGCCCTTCTAATGCAGAGCGAATAACACTGGCCTTCATGATAGCGCCCCTAACTTTATTACCACGTTAAGCGCAACAGATACTAGTAAAACACAGGCGCATTGAATGAGTGGTCTTTTCACCGATTCAAAACAAAAGAAATAGGTCATTAGCGCAGACCAGGTGATAAAACCTGCTACATAACCCACAAGCAACTTAACATCCACATCTAGCGGGATGAAATGATTAACATTGAGAATGAGGCTTGTACTTAGGAGCAACCCTATAAAAAACGAGGATAGCGTTTTACGCCACATAGTGACCTCCCACTACGCCAACCAAACCCACTACAAATGCCAGGAAAAATGCCAAAACTGCGCCATAGGTGATAACCATCAGGCGGCTTTTTTCGTGGGCTGAAACCAGTGTTACCAATACAAAGTTCATCATTACAATGGTAATAATGGCAAAGCACGTAGCCCACACATTAAGCTGAGTACTTAACAACACTCCGCTTAGTAAGATAGCGCCGATAAATAGTGTGAGTGATACTGGTTTGGACATGGGGGAAGCGGTACTTCTTTGATGAGGGGAAGAGAAGTAAAGCGCAGCACATCCTCCCCATAACGCTTCATACGCAACGAGTTTTGTGAGTAAAAATACGGTCATCGCCTGGTTATATCCTTATAAATATTGTTTTACATTGCTTCAGCAATGGCCAATGACTGGCTTATTTTTTGAAGTTTGTATCGATCTTGACTAAGAATGTTTTTGGCATTGTTGCCAAACCACTCTAGTGAAGAATCGATATTGCGAAGCGCGGAGTTCGAATAGAGATATTCGATAAACTTTTTGTAATCCACAATCCCTTCAAAGATAGGCACCATGCCCTCTCTGGAGCCCGCAGCAGCATAAACATTGTCTGGGGCGAATACATTTAGGTGTTCACTGCTGCTTATGTTTTTGAAATGGAAATGATTAATGTACGGCGACAGTTGCTCACAAGCGTTTACTACATCCTCACCGGCTTCCCATACGTGCAGGACGTCATAGTTCAATTGCAGGTTTTGCCTTTGAACAGCATTAAACATTTCGACGGTTGAACTTACCGAGTCGGCGTACGTGTTGGGATGAGTTTCTATCACCAAATTTAAATCGTATTCGGCCAGCCAATCGCATACGGTTTGTAAACGCTGAAACAACAAAGCTTTACGTTGCTCATTCATTCCGGCACTGGCTTCATTACTCGCAAACGTACGAATTTTGCTAGCCCCCCAGTGTTTGGCCAATCGACACAAACGATGTACCTTAAAATACAGTGCGTCGTTACTGTCAAAAAGCGGCAAGTAGTCGCTTAGCATTGTTACTCTGAGGCCGTAGTTGGCTATCCAGTCTTTACTGTATTCTGGCTGTTCTTCAAGGTTAGTCGCGTGAGCGCCCCATAGCTCAATGCCTTGAAATCCATTGCTTACAGACCACTTTGCTATTTCTGCAATTGAAATTAATTGATGCCTGAAGGTAATCGTACACACTGATAGGTTCATATCGCTGTCTCCAATAGCGCTTTTTCAGTGCAAGCGTTGTCAAGTTGATGAAACGCTAGCCATTGAAGGAAAACGCTATGAAGTTTTTGTTTAATCTTTTGCTCAGTCATATCTTGTTTGTCTAATAACGCTAGCACTTCAGTGAATAAGTCAGACGTATCCATATTATCTTTCGCTAATTCAGCAAGCTTTAAGCAGCGGTATTGAATGGTTTTGTATGTCGAGACTAAGTTTTCTATCTCATCACACCACATTTCAAAGGTAACTTCTGGGAATCCGATATCTCGCCAGAAATAGGCAAAACCGTGTTCGTATGCGTATTTTCTGATAGCGAGTACGGGTATTTGTTTTAACGCGTCGCCTAACAATGACGGGGGGGATTTAGCATCATCTCTGTGCGCCAATACAATGTGTCGTATTGCATCGGTTAACACATTGCGATCAGCGTAAAATGCAGTATTAAAATACTCGGCAACTTGAGTGAGTGAAGAGGGCTTAATGTCATTACTATCAAAGACGTAGCCACCCTCAACGTGCTTGGAGGAAATCGCATTGATAATATCTTCTCGAGCAATCTCACCTTCCCACCTAAAATCAGGATCGAGCATAAGCCAGCGTGATGCATCCTGCGTTTTCTTCAACATAACGTAATGAGGAAAAGGGTTTTGGTTAAATTTGTTTTCTCGCTCGGGCAATAAATACATGTCCAACATAACCATGACGTTTTGTGTTGGTGAAGCAGTGTCGAGCTGCATTTCCAATGTCTTAACGTTGTCGGCTTTAGACTTTGCTTTGTCATACCAAGACGTTAACTGAACACCATAGAGTGCCTTATACCACTTGATGAAAAAATCATGGCTAATGCATTCATCGTGATAGGCCAGTGCATTTGCAGACGTTATCGCCACGTCAGCATCCCAAACACCAAAGTAAAAAGGTCGATGATCAACCGCTGATGACGCTTTGATGCACTCGCACAAACAGCTAACAAAGCAATGTACCTTGATGTCTTCAAAAGGCGTTTCTAACACATCATCTTCAGCACTTGCGTTGTCTACTTGTTGTTGATTTATTAAGAAGCGCGCGAGACTGCCCACCGTTTGCACATCTTCTTGTGATATTGCGCTTTCAGGTACATCGATATCATGCGAGAGCTCTAAATGGATAAGCACTTGCATAAGAATGACTGAGTCTATGTACAAGTCTTCATTCAAGCGTGCATCCTTAGAGAAAACAGACATATACTGGCATTCAATGTCATTGATAAGTATATGTTTAATCGCGTTAACAATGCTTTCTATGTTCATGATGGCACCTTTTCAGATAGCGCCTTATCAGGTGCAGACACTGTTACCTGTTTAGTCTTCTGCTGCATACCGAGGGTATCGATTTTCGAAAGGTATGCGTTGGCAATCGCTTTTCTATTTACTTTGCCATTAGGTAAACGCGTAATTGAATCGACTTGTATAAAGTCAAAAGGCACTTGATAGGCAGCAAGGTGCTTATGACACCATACTTTAAACGACGCTTTATCTTCGGCTGTAAACTGATGGTTTGCACAATACTGCAAGTAAGCGCGGTAACCAGCGTGCTTATCGGGCATTTTGAACAATACCGCATCGTTGATATCAGGATGCGTTAGCACCACGTCTTCAACGTCTTTAGGGTAAACATTGAGTCCCGAGACAATGATGGTGTCATCTTGCCTCGCTACAAAATGCAGCTGTTTTTTACCCTTTCTATTGTCAAAATACCCTAGGTCGTTGGTGTGGATTTTAGCGCACTGGCCATCAAGAGGTTGCTTTACGTTAATCACTATCTCAGCGGGCGCTGCTAGGCTCTCGCCTGCCTCGACTTCAAGATGGCCGAGCACCTCTCCTATCGTATTAGTGTTATCAACATATTCACTAACAGCCACACACCCTGCTTCGGAACACCCGTATTGTTGGAAGAAATGGTTAACCTTGGCTTTGGCACGCAAGAACACCGGTGCTGACATTAACGTTCCAGATGTCATTACAGCATGCAATTTACTGTTTTTAGGCCACAGCATACATACTGTGTCTATCATAGACGGTGAAGAGTACAATAAAGGTTTGTCTAGTGTTAACAGTGTTTTTAGTAAGTGTTTAGGGTTAATGCTTGTAAATACTCTCGGGTGTTTACCTCTTGCAAGGCCAACAAAAATGCCGCAGATAAGCCCATATGAATGCGTAATTGGGCAAGCGATCACGGGAGACATCGAATTGGGCGCGGTAAAATGAGCCACATACGCTGCCACTTCTTGGTCAATGCTGCGCCAAGAACGTTTAATACTTTTTGGCTCGCCAGTAGTTCCTGAGCTCATTTGTATTAAACCCGGTGCGGTATCTTGTTGTTCGTTTTCTGGTATACAGATAACATTCTCCAATGTCCCGTATAACAGTGTATAGCAGCCCGCTTTTTCGGCATATTTACGGGCCAAGCTTTCGGGGGTACTCGCGTGTATTGGCATAACGGTAAGGCCATGCTCTTTTGCATAAAAACACAGTGAGAGCCAATCTACGGTACTTTCTATACAAACCGCCACACTGCCTTTTTCGGGATCAAGGTGTAGGGCGTTGCTAAAGCGTTCAAATTTTGAATTTATCTGTTGTGCGGTGATGACGTGTTCATCAATACTAAGCATGTGATTCTCCACAAGCGTGTTCGAAAAAGGTTGCTAACGGGTTGTCGATGGTGTGATGAAATTCGTCTAGCGCTTTGTTAGCACTAAGCTTTTTCTTTAGAAGTGACTCGGTAATAATACTTTTCTCAAACAAGTTAATTTTGTTTAAGCGTGCGGTGGCAGTCACCCCGCTGTTGTTGTAGCTTGCTATAGCGGCGTACACCTTTGACCAAAAGTGCGTTTCGTCACAGTAGTTGTGCAAAGCAAAGAGAGTAGATAGTTCAGTTAAGTTGTATACAAAGACGGTATCGACAAATAATTCGCGTAGCGCTTCGGTATTGTCCATCCAATAGTAATGATTGGCCGGTGCGTTGACGTAATCGCCATGAATGCTGTTAAAGTCTGGTGCTGTTGCGCGATTGTTTAAAAAGTCAGGCACGTACTCTAAACTTTCATGGAAATCTCTTAAAATCACTTTTGTTGGTAACCCATCTCTTAGCACCAGTGACATATTTTGTGCATGGGCTTCTACGGCAATGCCATGAAAAGCAAGAAGATGCCAAACGGGAATAATGGCGGTATTAATGAGTGCATCAAGCCAAACATCCACGCCAAACTTCTCTATCCAGCGAGCAACAAAAGGTTTACCGTCCCACTCTGTCGCTGCCAAAGCAGCAAACGGTACGGTGTGAACACCTGGCTCGTTTAGCACACTCGCATCGCGAAAAATGGCACTAAGGCTGGGTGAAAGTGTTGTAGCCCAATGCTGTTTATTACCTTCATCAACAGTGTCACCACTGTCCGGCTTAACGACTACAATACCTGCGTACTCTTTTTGAATAGACAACACGTTGCGTTTTTGAAGCCATGCATCATTTTCAATAAGGTCGTGAAGCCAATTTGAGAGATGGGGCGCAGTGCACACTGAATGTGGCTCTACCGTGCGCAATGATGATGTGTTCACCACATTAAGCGGTAGTTTGATACTGGCTTTGTTTACGTTACTTGTATTAAGTAAGGTTCTAAGCGAAATACTTGCCTGATAATCGTCGCCGGCTGAACCAAGCCAGAATACATCGCCATTTTTTAGTGGCTGTATGAGAGACGCTTTCACGTAATTCCATTGCCATGGATGTATAGGCAGCAACCCAAAATGTGAAGACGAAATCCCTTTTTCGCGCATTAAGTCGAACAGTAACTTAAAGGTTGAAGCCCCTAACTCCCTCTTCCAAAAAGACTGTTCACTTTCACCATCATAATGAGAGGCTAAAAACTCATGTTTTATTGCTAACCATTGCAATTTAAACGTTTTTCCACATTCTGGGCCATAAGCTTCATGATCCTTAACACTAAATCCGCTTCTTGATTTGAAGCACGGGTGATAAGGATGCCCTTCGAAAAGGGCAGACTCTAAACGAATGTGGCTAAGTGCTCTTCTGCTAATGACGGGTGCAACGTTATTGCGGTTCCATTGACAAAGCGTTAGTGTGTGGACGAGTTCATCAAATAGTTTTGTTCGCTTGGCATCATCATAAGGTAGACAACGAATAATGCGCGCTACATCCTTTAGCGTAAGAGGTCTTTCATTGAGGTAGAGCGTGTTGTCTTCTAATCGCACGCGGCTAAAAAAGGTGTACTTTCCCTTTGCGCGCAACGTCATATTTTTTATTTCTACCGTGAAAGTACTATCTTCAAATGTAAAATTAACGAGTTTTTCGAAAAGCAGCGCTTCTACGAACTGTCTTACCACTCTTTTTTCGTCGTCACAGATAGCTAAGTCAATGATGGCTGGCTCAGACGCCGACCCAGCATCACAAAACCCTGGTATGCGCTTTTCATTAAGATTGTTAAAAGGCATTTTCAGTTACCTTTCTTGATTTGCTTTGCGCTTTTTCAGCATGTGAAGGCAGACAGTGTGTGGTCTTTGACAAAGGTAGCAGCGGGTTGTTTACCCATACATATACCGCTAGTTCGTCTTCAGCCTCCAATTCATCCACGTCTTCAACTCGCGTAAGCAAATTGGCCTTAAAGGGCAGCTTTTCGCGCTGTAGTACCGAACGTACAAGTGCACTGCCTTGTGCGCCAAGCGTTGGCAATATCGAAGACAATCGTTTGTGAACGACTTGAAGTAATGACGATTCACTGGCGAGTTGGTCGATGCCAAGTCGATTTACTACTGCAAACAATTGGTTGAAAAACAGGTAATAAGTAAAGCGGTTGATAATCATTTCTTCGCCATAGAACAAGTCTTTACATGCCGTTAAGTGAGGTTCCATGGTTTCCAGAATTTGTTGTCGTTCCTTCGATAGGTAAAAGCCTTGATTGTCTCGGTAGTAATATGCCGACGGGTATCCCTTTGTTAAGTCGAGTAACGAGTTTTGCTGGTGGGCTTCCAATGCGATGCCGCATTGATCAAACAACCGAATTGCGGGCTCTATTGCACAGTCTAAATACCGATTAAACCATGTTTCTGTCACTGTCTGTGGTGACGTCTGTTCGCGCTGCGCCAGCAGGTGTATTACTTCGGCGAGTTTAGAGTTATCGCCATCAAATAACGGCTCTTGTACCAGTGCCGCAATAGACTGTGTACCACCAAGGCCAACATTCTCATTTTGGGTCGTAAACGGGTTGTCCCTTAGGATGAGTTCAAACCCACTTTCACCACCGTTTCCAAGGTCAAGTGAGATGTATGCTGGGTCATCAATGAATTTAAAACTGGGAAATATCGAAGAAAAGCCGAGTCGCTTAAGCAATCTACATAGCGTGACACCTGCTTCTAGCTCATGATGCATATTCTTTCTAAGCGAATTGGTGACTTTTACCGGGATAGACAGTTTAACCATATAATCCAGGTCTTCGTTATAGACCGTTCTTACGGACGACGTAGGCTTGAATGCTGGCCCAAATTCACCAAGGTCAATCAATGACCCTTCGGAGAGTAGCGTTTTTATATGCTCGCTGGATAGTAACCATGCTGCCTGTAATGGATGTACTGCAATTAGTTTTAGATTTTGTTGACGCAATGTCTCAATCGTTGATTTTGTTGATGAATCACCATCGCTAAGTGCGATATTCTCAAGAATGTCAAATGCACAGGTATCGGTTGCGCTATTTGAAACGGTTAGCGCTAGCTTTGCAGCGAAATAGTGCAGTTTAAATTTGCCTTGTAACTCTGGTGTATAAGCTTCATGCTGCCAACGATGCATTCCCTGTCGCGACTTTGGCGTAGGGTGAAGCCAGTGGCCAAACAAAATTGCCTGCTCTGTATCAATAAACTTATTACTGTTAAGCGCTTCGTCCCCTTCTCTATTCTCTAAATAGAGCGACATTATCTGGTGACTTTCAATCGTTCTCGCGTACAGTTCTAGCTGGCGCTCTGACAGCTCTAGCCTGTGTTCTGATTGATGTTCGTCGCCTTTAGTGCGCGTATTAGTTGCGCTATAAATTTCATCGATGAGCAATAAAATAGCGTTCATCAATGAAACTTCTTGCCATTTAAAGCTATTTGGCAGTTGCTTATACACGGTAGTAAACGTGTGGCGTCCCACCACAGAGCGGTATGATGCTGCAAAACACACTCTTGTGTTACTTGACGTAAGATAGAGTTCTACTGCGTGTTTGTCGCGTTGATGTAATGGGATCCCTGTTCTTACGACCCATTCTTCATTGGTGTGCCACACACCAGAATCAATTTCTTTCAAATATGCGTTTGCGAAAGCTTGAAACGACGCATTGTTAGCTTGTGTTTTTGCGGCTGAAGTCATGCAAAGACCTTTGTAAAAGGATCAAATTACCGCGCCAATCTATTGAGAATGGTTTTCATTAGCAACCGTTTTTACATTTGTTACATGTGCACAATTTTCACGCTCACTTTGA
The DNA window shown above is from Alteromonas sp. KC3 and carries:
- a CDS encoding AMP-binding protein, which translates into the protein MLSIDEHVITAQQINSKFERFSNALHLDPEKGSVAVCIESTVDWLSLCFYAKEHGLTVMPIHASTPESLARKYAEKAGCYTLLYGTLENVICIPENEQQDTAPGLIQMSSGTTGEPKSIKRSWRSIDQEVAAYVAHFTAPNSMSPVIACPITHSYGLICGIFVGLARGKHPRVFTSINPKHLLKTLLTLDKPLLYSSPSMIDTVCMLWPKNSKLHAVMTSGTLMSAPVFLRAKAKVNHFFQQYGCSEAGCVAVSEYVDNTNTIGEVLGHLEVEAGESLAAPAEIVINVKQPLDGQCAKIHTNDLGYFDNRKGKKQLHFVARQDDTIIVSGLNVYPKDVEDVVLTHPDINDAVLFKMPDKHAGYRAYLQYCANHQFTAEDKASFKVWCHKHLAAYQVPFDFIQVDSITRLPNGKVNRKAIANAYLSKIDTLGMQQKTKQVTVSAPDKALSEKVPS
- a CDS encoding heparan-alpha-glucosaminide N-acetyltransferase domain-containing protein, which codes for MKLFFIPENAKPLLARRESTFDVAKGLAVLLMVMIHVLDFYGLPEVRFGFFGTVVKFALGWPAASMFVFIMGIFVGFSGTERFGVEIKRALMLFALGYALNLLRGTVPMWLSIQLGLVTYDDVAPHTPLTEFLIGDVFQFAGIALIICAVLKKLSNQVLVWIAFALVVIFSSHFAWDKYTTSAMFNEFWKLFIGDEDAGTMFPIFPWLAYPVLGMAFGRFVKQPHAATLDFLWCFKLGMVCFMLGVALTLTNPDYHIVTNLRSGPGIVVLMTGIVLLFLYGIHLIVSRFQHTSVVTLLAFWGKYVTALYVVQWVSIGWGLMLVGLQQLSMLPTLLAMAIILLLCHYLVLPWHQYSVGNKDNNRVSQSMVEGQNGTVASNT
- a CDS encoding DUF1852 domain-containing protein → MAQDITFSLSRLRFDENYEPSQHTRITTNFANLARGDKRKSNVSNALTMIDNRFNALAYWDNQTADRYTVELNIISVDVEIAGQGTAFPNIEVLQTVIVDKVTGKRHDGIVGNNFSSYVRDYDFSVVLAQHNKDKQGFSVPSDFGELHGSLFKQFVNSSTYQNAFSKKPVICLSVSDSKTYYRTENEHPVLGYEYQPNESSLTEQYFKKMGLSVRYFMPPNSAAPFAFYFFGDLLNDYTNLELVSTISTMETFQKIYRPEIYNANAPAGRCFRPSLKNPDHSLTQITYDREERTQLAVEQGKFVEERFIKPYKSLLQTYSTQCA
- a CDS encoding sugar phosphate isomerase/epimerase family protein — encoded protein: MNLSVCTITFRHQLISIAEIAKWSVSNGFQGIELWGAHATNLEEQPEYSKDWIANYGLRVTMLSDYLPLFDSNDALYFKVHRLCRLAKHWGASKIRTFASNEASAGMNEQRKALLFQRLQTVCDWLAEYDLNLVIETHPNTYADSVSSTVEMFNAVQRQNLQLNYDVLHVWEAGEDVVNACEQLSPYINHFHFKNISSSEHLNVFAPDNVYAAAGSREGMVPIFEGIVDYKKFIEYLYSNSALRNIDSSLEWFGNNAKNILSQDRYKLQKISQSLAIAEAM
- a CDS encoding PepSY-associated TM helix domain-containing protein, whose protein sequence is MKASVIRSALEGHGWIGLFIAIPLFVVFWAGSLTLFYPEIKAWSVLPHTDVATATPALPTSDIIAKQFEQYDINAEERMFIVLPTDVQPLYELYLPLNGESAPKGELTSIYVDPTNGETVASIDSFHLADFLYGLHIDLNLPFGDHIVGVITLFFMVVIFTGIVVQFKKLITHFFFYRGSQSTMRYQLTDMHNVVGVMSLPYTFMYALTGLMFNLGLISQVVTLLFVYNGDRTALLNDSGFPRITEVHAGVEREMPDLNAIITTFETEQNAKASSLRLTNYGDENALIRIIGQHNDNFAQRIDMTYRVKDKGFSKDINPEERNAFADGTRFLYALHFGHFAGVDVRIIFFILGLSVCGLIIVGNMLWLNKFHNNKNISTRLKRTMSALTLGGCAGIIPATAFAFLLERALSTTIESRALFVEASFFAVYSITVLAAFYTKTVLTMISRFSLMSALVLTLLLTFEGIGFGKSVFNYLNNGYSSPFSLSFTLFCFTCLLFWLGANLSEKSKTIQ
- a CDS encoding DUF6005 family protein, giving the protein MNIESIVNAIKHILINDIECQYMSVFSKDARLNEDLYIDSVILMQVLIHLELSHDIDVPESAISQEDVQTVGSLARFLINQQQVDNASAEDDVLETPFEDIKVHCFVSCLCECIKASSAVDHRPFYFGVWDADVAITSANALAYHDECISHDFFIKWYKALYGVQLTSWYDKAKSKADNVKTLEMQLDTASPTQNVMVMLDMYLLPERENKFNQNPFPHYVMLKKTQDASRWLMLDPDFRWEGEIAREDIINAISSKHVEGGYVFDSNDIKPSSLTQVAEYFNTAFYADRNVLTDAIRHIVLAHRDDAKSPPSLLGDALKQIPVLAIRKYAYEHGFAYFWRDIGFPEVTFEMWCDEIENLVSTYKTIQYRCLKLAELAKDNMDTSDLFTEVLALLDKQDMTEQKIKQKLHSVFLQWLAFHQLDNACTEKALLETAI
- a CDS encoding methionine synthase — its product is MKTLIPTSIAGSLPKPSWLAQPETLWSPWKLEGSELVDGKNDALRLSLQDQALAGIDIISDGEQSRQHFVTTFIEHLSGVDFENKRTVKIRDRYEASVPVVTGSVSRVKPVFVDDAKYLRAQTDKPIKWALPGPMTMVDTLYDDHYKSREQLAWEFAKILNQEAKELEAAGVDVIQFDEPAFNVFFDEVNDWGVAALERAIEGLQCKTVVHICYGYGIKANTDWKKTLGAQWRQYEEVFPKLQASKIDAVSLECHNSRVPIELIKLLDGKEVLVGAIDVATNEVETPEEVAATLREALKYVEPDKLIACTNCGMAPLASDVANAKLKALAEGAAIVRNELAKKITSIT